From Leptospira yasudae:
TTTCCTTTTCCGCTACGGAGAATTTTCTTTCTCAAGATTATCCGACAGTCGTCAACGGAACGAATATTACCGCAACGGTTCCGTACGGAGTTGTCGCCCGGCTTAGACCGACGTTTACGGTTTCCGCCGACGCAACGGTCAAGGTCGGAGAAATGACTCAGATCAGCGGAGTCAGTTGGAACGACTTTTCAAGTCCCGTGACTTATACCGTCATTGCGGGAAACGGAACCAAACAAAATTATACGGTTACCGTTTCCGTTACAAACCCGATCACGGACGCGGGGCAAAAGATTTGTTATGACGGAACTTTGAATTCGATTCCTTGCGGCGGCACCGTTCATCCGAATCAAGATGCGGATTTTCAAAACGGACCACAGGCTTCGTTCGTAAAAACCGTGTTTCCCGAATATTCTTCCCAGCCCGTGGTTCACGATAAGATTGCGGGACTTGCCTGGAAGTATTGTCCCGAAGGCACAAATCCAATCGACTGCAGTGGAACGAATTCTCAACATTCGTATGCGAGCGCGGTTGCCGCCTGCGACGCGTTAAACGCCGGTAACGGTTACGCGGGTTATAAGTCCTGGAGAATTCCATCCGTTCAAGAATTGTATTCGATTTCCACTTACGAGAATCCGACTCCGAGCCCGTATCTCGACGTTGCATTCTTTCCGAATTCTTCCCAAACGTTTTGGTCCGGGACCGCGGTCGCAACTCCGGGTTCAAGTCGATGGACGTTTAATTTTACGCAGGGAACTTCGAGCAATCTTTCCGAAACCGGATCGCTTCCCGTGCGTTGTGTCGTAAGCGGTGCGTTTCCCGCGAAACAATTTGTGGACATGGGAGACGGAACGATTTTGGAAAAAACCTCCAATCTTCGTTGGGCTCAGTGTTCGTACGGACAATCGGGAACGAATTGCTCGA
This genomic window contains:
- a CDS encoding DUF1566 domain-containing protein, yielding MRSLTRSFWISSVLILISCAQADKISFDSSSNAGLLLQGGLGIIRNLGSGTAFSSFSFSATENFLSQDYPTVVNGTNITATVPYGVVARLRPTFTVSADATVKVGEMTQISGVSWNDFSSPVTYTVIAGNGTKQNYTVTVSVTNPITDAGQKICYDGTLNSIPCGGTVHPNQDADFQNGPQASFVKTVFPEYSSQPVVHDKIAGLAWKYCPEGTNPIDCSGTNSQHSYASAVAACDALNAGNGYAGYKSWRIPSVQELYSISTYENPTPSPYLDVAFFPNSSQTFWSGTAVATPGSSRWTFNFTQGTSSNLSETGSLPVRCVVSGAFPAKQFVDMGDGTILEKTSNLRWAQCSYGQSGTNCSSGTLTNIARQAGLQFCANIATSDGKPWRLPNVHELRSIVEYGFTVGNGVIDTAYFKNNPVNVTYLTSSANPDPSNKNLFLMDFVYGPISLSSFLATTAAIRCVKDGP